The window GATAGCGAACTATTCCCTGCATTCTACATTATCCTTTTAATGCATTTCCCAGATTTCACTGGCATTCTGATGCAAAGGCCTAGGCATGCCTTAAACTGAACCGGTAAACCTTGGTCCTTGGCCACAGGATTCCATCACAGAGTACATCATTTTCTCTTTGCATTTAACATCTGCAAAAGAAAAGGTTCTGTGTTTAATTAATTGTTCACTTGGCATGGGTATGGGAGATATAACCAAAAATGAAATTTCCTGGCATTTGCTTGACTTGGTATGAGATGTGCCTGTGATACGTTAATTGTTCAACACATATTTTACAGGGAAGGGATGTGCCTCTGATATGTTGATTGTTCAGAGCATGGACTTTATGGCCTATTATCATTTACTCTAGACTGACTCCCTATATTATATTGATATATTTGTGAAATTTTCTAAGCCAACTTTAATTAAGTATACCATGATTCACACTGTAGTGAAATTTTGAATTTAATATTTGCCTTTGATGATTGCAGGTTATCTTTCCAGCACTCGATATTCGAGTCAAGAATGTAGCAGGGACGTATTCCCTTGAGCACAAAAGGGAAAATGATCTCTTTGCCCACCTGTTCTCTCTATTACAGCTTGATGTACATAACGATGATGGTGTCCGTAGGGAGGTTGCATCCTGTGCTGGAGCAATTCGAACATTTATAACCCAACATATGTTCAAGGAAGAAGAACAGGTTTTTTCAGTTCCCTGATTACTATGTTCTGCTATACTGTTGAAATGACACTGAAggtgatttcattttttttatcaGGCAGCAGTATGAGATTTGTTGCCATGTTGTAATTGACTAATTTCCATATTAGGAAGTTTGGAGTTGTCGAATCAACTAACAAGTTTTAATCAAATAATTGAAATCATATCCTGTGAAGTGGGAACATAGGATGTACTTTTGGCTCAAGGTCTTTAGGCAAAGAAATAAAATGTCATGTAAGAATAGAAGCATTAACATGCAAATCTAGATATAACCTTTTCCTCTTAGGAAGTTTTATGCAGTTATGCTTTGTTACCCTTTAGTTGCTTCTACTTTTACCGCATCTTTAGTAAATTAGTAGTTCTTTTGTCTACTCTGATTTACACAGTATAGTGAACTACAGAACAAATATGAAGCACATCATTTTGTACAAAACTGTTGAATATTAGTCACATGCAGGAAGATGTTTCTATCTAAGCACTATTTTCCCGCCGATTGACAATTGCTCTGTATCTGCTGTTAGCTTATGGTCACGGTCACTACTCACTAAGTACGCACTATGCTGGTATAACGGAACCTAAACGCTGATTCCAAGTATGTATGCAACTTGTGGTCTGCTTATAGGACTTCATAGTCAGGAAGCCACCTATTAGAGAAATAGCATCTCTAGAATGTATTTGCTGCCCCGTATACGAGAAATAATTTTGCATGCTGTGCTCTATGTGCATTCTTATTGTCCAACACCTTACTGCACAACAGTGTAAAGACATGAGCTGGTAAAGCATAGAAGCTTTGATTAAAGTGTTTTTACAGCTTAGAAAACTCGATGGTGAACCTAACTGTAAATATGAAAGTTCACCACGAGAATTTTCTCTTGGACTTTTACAAATGCTGCTGATAGTTTTTTCTTATGTATTTGATGACAATTTGTCACTTTGTGTTATTTCTGCCTTAAATCAGCATATTAGTGTCCTCCCCTGTCATTATTCATTGGGCTCCCTTATTCATTCCTCTCAGCATAGTGTATACAGTTTTGGTGTCTAATCATCGGAGGATGTTTCAGGTCTTTCCACTGCTTATTACAAAGTTTTCATACGAAGAGCAAGCTGATTTAGTCTGGCAGTTCATATGCAACATCCCTGTAAATATGATGGCAGATTTTCTTCCATGGCTTTCATCTTCTGTTTCACCTGATGAGCACCAAGATATTCTTAACTGCTTACATAAAATAGTTCCTCAAGAGAAACTTCTCCAACAGGTCCGGATTAATTATCATGCATCTTCTCCTAATAAGAATTCTTCATGTTATTTGATTTTAGTCTCAAAATTCCTGTAGGTTGTATTTGCATGGATAGGAGGGAAAGCAGTAACTGTGGCACACAATTTTGACAATTATTGTTCAAAAGGCAGTTATGGGTGTGAGGATACCTCTCATCAAACAGACAAGAAAATATGCTCACACGAGAATTGTAAAATTGGAAAGAGAAAATATGCAGAATCTAATCATAGTCAGCTTGTAACACATCCTATAGATGAGATATTGTATTGGCATGATGCTATCCGAAAAGAATTGAGTGATATAGCAGAGGAAACAAGAAGGATCCAGCAGTCTGGAGACTTCTCCAATGTATCAGCCTTCAATGTGAGGCTTCAGTTCATTGCAGATGTGTGCATCTTCCACAGGCATGTGGCTTTGAATCTCGACTCATATGCACCTTTGTTTCAATCTTGATGAATAGCCTCTTGTACAACATGGATCATGACAGTTAATAAATTATCTCTATTATGTTATACATGTTCGCACTTTATCAGTTATACATCATTGCTTACACATAATTGTATGAACAAGTTTAGTGTATATTCATCATTACATATGGATATAGATGCATCTAATAAATGCCCTGACGTCCAGTGGTGCTTTTGGCGCACACAACTCATGTGAATAACCATGGAGTTGTGAGAACCCAAGATACCATCAAGCACAGTGAATGGGCAGTATTACCAGTATTGTGAAtatgtttttttttttgcttggGAGCTTACATGGTTTTGGCCTAATCTCATATCCTTTGTTTGATCAGTTGTTTTTTCTCCTTTGTTCATCTTCAGTATTGCCGAGGATCAAGTTATATTTCCTGCAGTTGATGGTGAAGTGTCCTTTGAGCAGGAACATGCTGAACAAGAACAGCGGTTTAACAAATTTAGATGTTTAATTGAAGAAATCCAAACAGCTGGAGCCAGATCAACTGCGGTGAATTTTTACTCTGAGTTATGTTCACAGGCTGATCAGATAATGGAGGAAATGGAGAAGCACTTCAACAATGAGGAAACAAAGGTGATCTTTTCAAGAAAGAAAAAGCTAGCCTAGTAGTTAAGAAGCTGGAACCATTTCCTTCTCAATGTGATCAACGGGGTCTCATCTATAGTTCACCTTCTTATCTAGGTACTTCCTCAAGCTAGGATAAATTTCTCACCAGAGAAACAAAGAGAACTTCTATATAGGAGTCTTTGTGTCATGCCGCTGAAGTTATTGGAGCAGGTTTTACCATGGTTTGTATTAAAGCTGGATGATGCAAATGGACAGTCTTTTCTTCAGAATATGTTCCTGGCAGGTACCTTCTACAATTTAATTAATAGTTTGTTCTATGCCTCTATACTGCACTAGCTGTATAAAACATCTCCAAATTTGCATGAAACAGCACCTTCCTCTGAAACTGCACTGGTTACTCTTCTCTCCGGCTGGGCATGCAAAGGTCGTTTGAAGGATACATCCAACTCGGGAAAATTCATATGCTTGCCATCAGGAGCACAGGGCTGCCTGTTGGATGGAGATGAGTTAAAAAATTGTCAGTCATTCTGCCCATGTTCATTGGCCAGCAACGGAACTTTTTCAGTACCTTTGCAGACAGAAAACGGTTCAAGGCCAGTCAAGCGAGGGAATCATGCAGAATCTATTACCAACAGAAATCACTGCTCACAAACTACTGACATTGAAGAGTCTCGATGTAGCAAGAAACCTTGCCACATTCCTGGGTTAAGAGTGGAAAGTAGCAACTTTGGTGCTGatttatttacttctgtaaaCTCTTTTCGCTCACTGTCTTCCAGTTATTCTGCACCTTCTTTACACTCAAGTCTTTTTTCATGGGAGACAGACACGACATTTTCCAGCCCAGATAGCATCTCTAGGCCAATTGATGCAATATTCAAATTTCATAAGGCAATTCGCAAAGATTTAGAGTACTTAGATGTTGAATCTGGAAATCTCATTGATGGAGATGAATCTTGCCTTCGCCAGTTCGTCGGAAGATTTCGCCTACTGTGGGGTCTTTACAGAGCACATAGCAATGCTGAAGATGACATTGTCTTCCCTGCTCTTGAATCGAAAGATGCACTACATAATGTCAGTCACTCATACACCCTTGATCACAAACAGGAAGAAGAATTATTTAAAGATATATCCACCATATTGCTTGAGCTTTCACACTTACGTGATGATTCAGCTCACCCCATTGATGAAATTGATGAAGCTGGAAAAGGCCATATTTGTTCATACAGTGAGATTGATTGGTCCAGAAAGCATAATGAACTTTTGACAAAGCTTCAAGGAATGTGCAAGTCTATCCGGTTTACCCTGTCTAATCACGTGCATAGAGAAGAACTTGAGTTGTGGCCACTGTTTGATAAACATTTCTCTGTGGATGACCAAGATAAGATTGTAGGTCGTATAATTGGATCTACAGGAGCTGAGGTTCTGCAGTCAATGATACCTTGGGTTACATCAGCACTTACTCTAGATGAACAGAACAAGATGATGGATACATGGAAGCAGGCAACGAAGAATACAATGTTTGATGAATGGCTAAACGAATGGTGGAAGAGTTCACCAACTTCATCTGGCCCCTCAAATGAGGCCTCCTCCTCCCTTTCAGAAGGTCTGCTCTGTTTTTTTCTAGACTCTCCTCTTCAAACTCTTCCACCATGTTTTTGTTCACTATTTTACATATGTATATACTTTCTCCACTTGGTAGTATATTTTACAAGTCAAATATTTTATCCATAGGAAAACCTTAATTGAGACCCACACTGTTTGATAAAGCAGATACGAATACGAGAATCACCACTTACACTGGGTTATTTGTAAAGAGGAGGATACAACTTGCAATGAGCATCATATGAAATTCTTGCTCAAAGTTAAATGCTGTGTTACTTAAGTAAGACATGACATCTATTTTGGCATAAATAGTGGTGACCCGGTTGAATATAAAGTTGCAAGCATGATGTTTGATAGTTTGCTTGGACAAAGGGAAATATTAGAGAAGGTTCCAGTTTAGGGCAAAGAAGACAGCAAAACTATGTCAATGCATTTCTTTGCAACAACTAAAACTGACAATATGGACTACCTGGTTTCTCTGGGTTATTCAATGATCAAATGTTGACATGATACAATCCTTGGTCATGTAAATTTGTGATAAAGGGAAACAGTCAAGGAGAATGAAGTTGGACATATCATACGTAAGAGCAACTGGCTAGAAAAACATGCAAGATACTAAAATAGTAGGATTGGGCCATTGGGGTGTACATTTATGATGAACGAGGAAATAATCTTCTACACCTCTACTGTTTAAGTATAGCATGTTACAGTTTGGAGGTTCAGATTATTATTTCACCGAGTCTTACTTTCCTTTTGCCCTGTAGAAAGCCAAGAAAACCTTGACCAGAGTGATCAGATGTTTAAGCCTGGTTGGAAGGACATTTTCCGAATGAATCAAAGTGAGCTCGAGGCTGAGATACGAAAGGTTTCTCAAGATTCTACTCTTGATCCAAGGAGGAAAGCATATCTAATCCAAAATCTCATGACGAGGTTTGTCATTTTAAAGTTACAACAAATAAATTGTAGGGGCTATTGCTGATGTTTCACCCCAAAGATTTTGTATATTTTATTGGAATGACTGGTTGTATATTTCATATTGTTAATTGCATGAATTTCAGCCGCTGGATAGCTGCTCAGCAGAAATCACCACAACCAAGATCAGAAGATCACAATGGATCTACTGTAATTCCTGGATGTTTTCCTTCTTATCGAGATCCAGAGAAACAAATATTGGGTTGTGAGCATTACAAAAGAAACTGCAAGCTTGTTGCTGCCTGCTGCAATAAGCTGTTCACATGCAGGTTCTGTCATGATAAAGTTAGTGATCATACAATGGAGAGGTAAACTTAGTACTACCAATGTCATCTGTCTTCTGTGCTGACTGCTTAGCACTCTAATTCTCACAGTAGCAGAATGTTCAACGTTCCCTTTTGAACACATCCAAATATTACTAAAAAAAATGAGATTTGGATAACCTAGTGGTTAATTTGCTCTCATGTAAAGCAGCAAGGCGACATGATTATTTTAGGCGCGTACTCATCATGGCTCTTGGattgttttttcttctttctccttcATCCATGTGTTCCGGAAGTTAAATTCACTTGGAAATAATTGGTTTAAAAGCTTTAAATGGGCTAACATAGGCCTTGTGAACTTCTTATCTTCCCCGTTTGTAGCTTTTAATTTCTTTGCCTTAGCCATGTGGTAGTAGTATATAAAAATACATTATCTTTTCTGTAGTACCATTGGTTGTTAGAGATATGTTGTGAGATAATAAGCTAAACTGATATTGCTCACATTGTGGTACTACAATTTTTAGGAAAGCAACTTTGGAGATGATGTGCATGTTATGTATGAAAGTTCAGCCAGTTGGCCCAAATTGCCAAAGTCCTTCTTGCAATGGGCTATCAATGGCAAAATATTATTGCAGTATATGCAAGTTTTTTGACGATGAAAGGTAAACCCTGAACGTGTTTGCTAGGTTTCAGTTTCTCTTGCAGTAATAGTTTTtcccttgtgtgtgtgtgtgtgtgtgtgtgtgtgtgtgtgtgtgtgtgtgtgttatcTCTATCCTCACATATGAAACCAAACTTTGCACTCAACCATGAACATAAGATTGGACATAAATATATCAACACGATATTAGTTAACAGGATGAGGCATCTATTGTCATTGTGGGAACTAGCTAACCCCTACAGGGTTCTCTAATTATAAAAGAACACTTCTACCACCTCTCTTCTATTTCCTTGTTTCCTACCACTTCCTAAAGCCAAAATGTAGGATACCTTACTGGTGGACGGTGGCTGAACTTTAATTGCCAATCCTCAAATGCGTGTTCATCTGCATCCAAGAATACTTACCAGTCCGTTAAGTTGCTTCGAATAATACACCATCTCTGTAATGTAGGTGCATTTATGCTATGATTAATGCATCATGTGGCTCATGACTGCAGTCCTCCTGTGCATACCTCTTTTTAAATTTCAATTATGTGCAAAAGTACAGGCCAGTTGGTAGTAGGTTCCGTTTTGTGTTTTGTGTTTTGTGTAATGTGTTTTCCATCTCCATAATATATTGCAGATGTCTAACTATGTGAACTTTACAGGAGTGTGTATCATTGCCCTTTTTGCAATTTGTGTCGTCTTGGGGAAGGATTGGGCACCGACTTCTTCCACTGCATGAAATGCAACTGTTGCCTCGGCTTGAAACTGAAAGAACACAAATGTCGGGAAAAGATGCTGGAGATGAATTGTCCAATCTGTTGCGACTTCCTATTCACGTCAAGTGCAGCAGTTAGAGGTCTTCCATGTGGGCATTTCATGCATTCAGCATGCTTTCAGGTATGATAGCCTAGTTGCGACCTGAGGCATTTTTAACGTACTCTCTCTGGGAGTCTACTCTGACAATGTTGTCAACTCCAGGCATATACTTGCAGTCACTATACCTGTCCAATCTGCAGCAAATCCTTGGGAGATATGACGGTAAGTTGCGCCACTTGATGCCAAAACTGTTTCTGCATTTCCCTCTGATGATTGTATTCTATCTCATGAAATTTAGAAATTTCAGAAACTATtgttttcgagttactaacaaTTTCCTCTGTATTAACGCCACATTTCTTTTAAAAGCAAAGCGAACAAATTGACGTGAACTCCGTATCCTCTGTTTCTCTGTAGGTGTACTTTGGAATGCTCGACGGCTTGCTGGCTGCAGAAGAGCTTCCTGAGGAATACCGGAACCGATGCCAGGTACACTATTTCTCTCATTCTGATTTCGTTCTTTCCATTCCATTGACTGAAGGATTCACGCTGCCGCTCTGCCTGATTGCTCCAGGATATACTCTGTAACGACTGTGGAAGAAAAGGGCTTTCTCAGTTCCACTGGCTGTATCACAAATGCGCCGCCTGCGGCTCGTACAACACCAGAGTTATCAAGACCGAGGCACCAGATTGTTCCACGTCGAATTAACAGGCGAGTCGTTTTCTGTTTTCTTCTTGTGCTCGATTCTTTTGGAAATTCGCCTCTGTAATATATCTCGATACAGAGGAACATTGCATATCTATAGCTGTGATGCTTAATAAAAGTCAGTTGGGAGCATGGAGGCCACTTTTGGTTAGCAGCGATGCTAAGATGTCAGTTCACTGTAGCAAAACGCTAAATAGTTCTATGTTACAGCCATCCGGCCCGTCTCTAGGATAATGCGTTGGGACAGTGCAAGAACTGGCGGCGTGAATAGAACCAAGTCATCTTAATATTATTTCTGTGGCCAAAATATATGATGGTCAGTTGGCCAACAAAGCATGCGCGTGTGGCTCCAGTTTGAGAACAAATCTTTTACTTCTGTTTCTGGTAGCACATTCAGTGGTGAGCTGAGGGATGAGGTTTTCAAGTACCAACCAACAAAATCAATTGACGTGATCACCACGCTCTTGAGAGATTATTAAGAATTCCTATCCAGGTTCCACCACGCTCGCCCACTCACGGATGAACATGAGAAGAGGAGGGGAATAAGGGAGGCCTAATTAAGCAGGGAGCAGAGCAATAGTGAGCCCGAGGCAGACCTTGCGATGGGTACTGCGGCGAGGGATCCGCGCCTAGCGGTGGCGCCCGTGCTCTTCCGTGCGGCGGCCATGGTCGCCGGCGTGGCGCTCTTAACTGGTGGCGGCTTGGATTCCTTTTCTGAAAGCTACGTATGAGGTGCTGGATTCCGGCAAGGTTGAAACTAAGAGTACCTTTTCATCACAACTCCTGGTATACCACTACCACGAAGGAACCTTTGATGTCACAAGTTTACGGAGAGCTGTCTAGCCCGATCTTGAGCACCAGCTCCTGGCCTGGTCACGTTGGATCAGCGCGCCGATCCGGCGGCGAGGTCGTCCAGGGCCTGCCCGGCCACGGCGCCTCCTTCCGTACCTCTGCGGCGAGCCTCGCGAACAGCCTGTGGTCGGAGCCACAGAGCTGTGCGCACATCGAGTCCATGCACTCCGTGGCAGGTCGAGCGCGAGGCGTCGCAACGGGTTCGCGCCCAGGGTGCGCCGGCTTGCTGCTCGGTGCACGCCATGCTGGCTAGACGCCAGAGTTAGGCACGGCACGGCACGCCTGGCATTTCTCTCGATGGCCGCATCTGGAGCGGTGGATGGTGTCCTAGAAGTCTCGGAGCTGCGTctgtcgagttgagcctctgttCCAATGGCCAAGGACATGAATGAAAGAGTCAGCATGCAACTATTTGAACTATGCATTTTACGAATATGCTGACAGGTGTAAGAGCAACTTCAatgggccgacccaaacggacggcgatttcgtccgccttttgtccgtttgggtcggccgcctGCTCGGCGTCCGCCCTGTTTTTGATATGGGTCGGCAGcgcgcccaacgcgccgacccatatGTGTCGGCGTGACCGGCTGGCCGCCCAATTTTACATTGATTTGCATTCAACATATTGTCAAATGAAAATGTTTACAAGTCAAATAGTCTGGCCGCCCAAATAAATAGTATAGTTTTATAAGTCAAATACAAATAAAAATGTTTCACATAGTTTTGCAAACGACTAAAAgaagatacatctattggttgccaacatgagcCCTTCCAGAGAAGGAAATGCCCGCTCTCTCGGTTGCGATTCAACGCCGGAAGGTGACCCGTAATGGAGCCATGGAACAACGGCCGTTGGTTGTTGAGGTGGTGATGGACAAACACGGCAGCCAATATCTCCTCATCGTCGGACGACGAATCGTCGGAGTCGCAAAGGAAATTGTGAAAAAAGAACTCGTCAGCGGAGTCCATTTCGTACCTTGGCAAACTGTCAAACAGCTTGCGGGCGTTGAAGAAGGAGACGACCGGCGAGGGGAGTCGCGGCGCCCACAGACCAGCTAGCTGCCCTGCCGGCGTCCGACGAGTGTGACGGCGTCCGACGAGCGTGCCGGTCGGATGTGGCAGGGGCGGCGAGGCGGTTCTTGGTCGCGGGCGGCTGTGCGGTGGGGGAAGCGGTGGTGGGAAGCAGTTTGCTCCCCGGCGACAAAACGGCGGCAGAGGGCGACGGGGGAAGGGGTGGCGTTGCTGGGCGGATGTGGAGGCGGCGGTAGCTAGAAGAGTCGCCGGCAAAAACGGGCGGCGGCGTTGGCAACGAAGGAGGCGGGTGAGGGTTGCTTGTTGGCCGGAGGGTGAGGCGGGAGGCCAATGTGCCACAGACCAGCGGGCCCGGGGACATGAGTAGGCGAGCGCGCGCGTCCGTCGCGTGTTCGCGCCGACGCCTCAAAAatgggccgggaatgggtcgcccgcggacgaaaaacggacgcgcgtccgtttgggtcggcgcgttagACCGCCCACTGGTAgaaaatgggcctttagtcccggttcgcaaaggccattaatcccggctgtgcaaccgggactaaatatgcgcgactaaagccccccctttagtcgcgcctcttacgaaccgcgactaaaggcccgtccacgtgggcgccaggagtccgtcggggcggaggacctttagtcccggttctcgtggctaaccgggactaaaggcctcctccgcaggtttagggttttagcccccctaaacctggtttttttttaatttgtagtgtttcatttcttttatattttattttgtgtcttattttaattttgatgaagtttcagtacacatattctacgctactatatacatgcatatgaaatttcaaacaagaagaattcaagaggaatatataatatatattcaatctcgggtgaccatatacaacttcgaacaagtttccatacacaattaggatggatgaccatatacaacttcgaacaagtttcaatctcgggtatgcatataaatttcttcgtcctcggtatagtgttctcctttaggattgatgacttccctcatgaaaaatcctgctaattcatcttgaattggtcggaagcgagcttctggactaagcctcctccgcaagttatccgtcgccttccgcacgctatccgatgccttccgctcagaggtgtgtctccggatgttctcacaaacatagtatccacatagattggtccccggtggctgcttatccacattaactaaccttctaaaatctagctcatgtttgaattcaccgacaatttcttctgagaaccgtctccaaaccctacagggcaaagaaaattaaatgaacaagggagttattagttacttgatattaggaaatgaacgaaagagaccgatcgatatagagctcaaatgattgaaaataattacttttgcagcatttttctcatgtcggcccaacgctttggatccgaatccatagagtccatgattagaactctggaggtgtgaagttcaatatttagcagaatccagtgggacctgcggacacgttacatgcacagtcatgcataactcatcgattagacataccatgcatggagtaaacaaaagagaatgggcacaagagagaaacactcacccaaaatggtaaggaaatagaatatgacttttgaattgatgctttctaagaaacttgtacaagtctttctccacgtcttgggggtgattttgtaacacatgtccattaacgatatgtgggtcaatgaacccaacattatggatgtttcttattttgcattcccaaatcttcaatctgcataatagcgtacgcaacaatatagttaggacaatatatatatatatagtgcaggcaatgaagaacgagatgaggtagaaataaatcacttacagaacgtagcaactcagcatagatttgtcgaggtcgcgcagattgaacagctggaacaattcactcatatgaacttgtacagagtaccgtttggtgtgatgctcctctgtaacttgcctcacaaattctggccaatcatctttcaatttctcatgttgtccattgaaatccggagtcttgcccttgttgacatagtcatgggttaaatttttcttgaagttccggaatgcttcgcccatcttctgaagagcgaactctttaactagcctcctcctctcacgtccacccggaacctcgttaccgaattcattgactttgttgtattccagaggtagaatgaaatgttccataagctttctccagcaatcctttttcattctcttgtcgacaaaactgaaaccaagacgtgccttctttggctccttccattcctggacggtgatcgggacgttgtctctaacaacgactccgcattggttgataaactttgaggtgtgctgtaggggcttgccggtttcactgacaaaatcaatggcatatgtttctcctgttttcatcgccttggatttgccacgctttgtcgtactcgatccggccgagggctaaaaaaagaaagagagtcgcgcgcgttaatacatttcagtaagtttgtatcacgagaggctcaatgtatatatatacctcgccggaggtggttgctacttgcaattcgagatcgtcgtttgttgacggttgacctccgtcgacaatgtccgtttcttcaccttcttgatcatcgacaatgtctgttccaccgttaaggttcagaaaagaagagactacatcctcttcttgctcatattctgagcccggcacataaggaatctcgttgtttatgatgcccattaaataacgttcagcctccggatccctaagcggctcggctctatcgtccgccatatgtcactcctgcatgtagta is drawn from Aegilops tauschii subsp. strangulata cultivar AL8/78 chromosome 1, Aet v6.0, whole genome shotgun sequence and contains these coding sequences:
- the LOC109744201 gene encoding zinc finger protein BRUTUS, coding for MAPTPMAGDGPIAAVAPRTPPPPSASAEASASGSGSGAAGSAAEAPVLIFVYFHKAIRAELDRLHAAAVRLATERGGDGDVAALGTRCRFLFSVYRDHCDAEDAVIFPALDIRVKNVAGTYSLEHKRENDLFAHLFSLLQLDVHNDDGVRREVASCAGAIRTFITQHMFKEEEQVFPLLITKFSYEEQADLVWQFICNIPVNMMADFLPWLSSSVSPDEHQDILNCLHKIVPQEKLLQQVVFAWIGGKAVTVAHNFDNYCSKGSYGCEDTSHQTDKKICSHENCKIGKRKYAESNHSQLVTHPIDEILYWHDAIRKELSDIAEETRRIQQSGDFSNVSAFNVRLQFIADVCIFHSIAEDQVIFPAVDGEVSFEQEHAEQEQRFNKFRCLIEEIQTAGARSTAVNFYSELCSQADQIMEEMEKHFNNEETKVLPQARINFSPEKQRELLYRSLCVMPLKLLEQVLPWFVLKLDDANGQSFLQNMFLAAPSSETALVTLLSGWACKGRLKDTSNSGKFICLPSGAQGCLLDGDELKNCQSFCPCSLASNGTFSVPLQTENGSRPVKRGNHAESITNRNHCSQTTDIEESRCSKKPCHIPGLRVESSNFGADLFTSVNSFRSLSSSYSAPSLHSSLFSWETDTTFSSPDSISRPIDAIFKFHKAIRKDLEYLDVESGNLIDGDESCLRQFVGRFRLLWGLYRAHSNAEDDIVFPALESKDALHNVSHSYTLDHKQEEELFKDISTILLELSHLRDDSAHPIDEIDEAGKGHICSYSEIDWSRKHNELLTKLQGMCKSIRFTLSNHVHREELELWPLFDKHFSVDDQDKIVGRIIGSTGAEVLQSMIPWVTSALTLDEQNKMMDTWKQATKNTMFDEWLNEWWKSSPTSSGPSNEASSSLSEESQENLDQSDQMFKPGWKDIFRMNQSELEAEIRKVSQDSTLDPRRKAYLIQNLMTSRWIAAQQKSPQPRSEDHNGSTVIPGCFPSYRDPEKQILGCEHYKRNCKLVAACCNKLFTCRFCHDKVSDHTMERKATLEMMCMLCMKVQPVGPNCQSPSCNGLSMAKYYCSICKFFDDERSVYHCPFCNLCRLGEGLGTDFFHCMKCNCCLGLKLKEHKCREKMLEMNCPICCDFLFTSSAAVRGLPCGHFMHSACFQAYTCSHYTCPICSKSLGDMTVYFGMLDGLLAAEELPEEYRNRCQDILCNDCGRKGLSQFHWLYHKCAACGSYNTRVIKTEAPDCSTSN